CCAAAGAAAGAGTAAAAATCTATTGTATTACCTGAGACctgttaataataaaataatagatagGGTTCTCCTTCCCAGCCTTCTCTCTCCTATTTAGAGATTTCTTTGAATAGCATCTCTCAGTGTGGTGCAATCATTCAGGTTTTAAGCAAGGGCAAAAGggtgtgggatttttttttttttttNNNNNNNNNNNNNNNNNNNNNNNNNNNNNNNNNNNNNNNNNNNNNNNNNNNNNNNNNNNNNNNNNNNNNNNNNNNNNNNNNNNNNNNNNNNNNNNNNNNNTTtgtaaatgtaataaaatacaataaatactACTATAGTaaatattaaaatgataaaatctaataattatttaatttaaaaataataattaataagggtatatatcttataaatCTCCAAGTCAATGCGCCAAAACAAAAACTCTCTgaacttgttttttctttcgaaTTTTTACTCACTAGGTCAATCGAAAAGACAAATTAACTCCTACCCTTACATTTTCCCCAAATGTTTAACGCACATCAGTCCCAAACGAAACGTACCATTTTGTCATGTTagcatattaaatttttattaatttaatttaaaaattaaatctaaaaaaaaaattgaaggggtactcggcggccaccccttcaaaaaaattttttagtagatttaatttttaaattcaactAATATATTGACATACCAAAATGGTGCGTTTAGTTGGGACTGATTGACGttaaatatttggaaaaaaatgtaaaagtagTGGTTAATTTGTCTTTTCGATTAACCAGTgagtaaaatatgaaaaaaaaaaaacaaaaaaaaaatttgaaattttctgtTTTAGCGTTGATTCAAAGATTTATAAGATATATAgccttaaaaatttaaagaatttaatttctctcaaatatatttttgaaaattacatATAAAACCCTGTTATTATTGGAAACGGATCGCCCTTTTCCGTTATTATTAGGCCCCCAACCCACCCAATTCCCAGGCCCCAGACAACAGCGAGATCTAGCGAGTATGCATCTCATATGACACGCGCTGGTGGGCATGGAAAACTCGGCGTGTGATTGGTTGAACCGATTGACTAGGCTCTATAAATAAACGCCCAGGAGCGCCCACTTTCGTTCATCGAGCTCAGCAGCAGTCTCTTTTATCACCTTCCTTGGATCCATAGGGTCTTACCAGggtttatcaaaaaaaatttatttttatttttgaaaattcctTAAATTCCATCTATGTCCCTAACGTCCTTCACTGTTTCTAAACCTCAACAATCACTGTTCAAAACCCTAGCGTCCCCATTCTCGTAGTCTATGCTATTCGCAACTCTTggttcttgttttttgtttttggatccGAGTCTGGTCGATTGACGGCACGATTCGTTTCGGAGTCTTGGAATTACTGGTAAGATTCCAAAGaactattatttaaaaaaaaaaaaaattgtaactttCTTTGCTCAGTAGCTCAGCTTCAAATTCGTTAGGGTTTCTCGGTTTCgattccattttatttattttctctttttcgtTGGGTTTCTGGGAAATTTTGTAGAAGAAATTGGGGTCCTAGAGAGGATTTTTCCACTCAATTGAAGGTGGTAAAGAATTTGGCCAAGCTGAGTTGAATTTcgaggtttttattttattttattttattcgatttctccattttctcggcaaccaaacggGAAATAGGTGCTTTGGGTGTGGATGAATGTTGTATATTACTGAATGTTGGGGAGCATTATAGCTGGTGGAGATTTATGGGCTGAGTAATGCGGGTTCGAGAAAACCCTAAATGATATGAGGGTTTGAATATGAGCCATGGAGGTGTAAATGTTACGAGAGGGAATGAGCAAGAAGATCGTGATGCGTCGAGAAGACTCGGAGCTGATGGTTTTGGGCGAGCAGTGTCGAAGGTTGCGGTGGCGCAGATATGTGAGAGCGTGGGGTTTCAGAGCTTCAAAGACTCCGCTTTGGAGGCTATCACTGACATTGCGATTCGATATCTCAGTGACTTAGGAAAGACGGCGAGATTCTATGCTAACTTAGCTGGTAGGACAGAGAGTAATGTGTTTGATATTGTTAGAGGGTTGGAGGAATTGGAAGCTTCGCAAGGCTTCCCGGGTGCCTCAGGGGTTAATAATTGTCTTGCCGGTTCAGGAATGGTGAAGGGGATTATTGAGTATGTGGGTTCAGCAGAGGAGATTCCATTTGCTCAGCCGGTGCCACAGTTTCCGGTGATTAAGAATCGGAAACTGATTCCGAGTTTCGTTCAAATGGGTGAGATGCCGCCTGGCAAGCACATGCCGGCTTGGTTGCCAGCTTTGCCCGATCCCCATACGTATATTCATACTCCCGTGTGGAATGAGAGGGCGACAGATCCTCGAGCAGATAAGATTGAGCAAGCACGACAACGTAGAAAGGCAGAGAGGTCTTTGTTGAGTTTACAGCAAAGGTTGTTGTCGGATGGTGCGGTGGGAACTTCGGCTTTGGCCTCATGTAGTGATGTACAGGAATTGGACGGGGCTGACAAAAACCCATTCCTTGGCACGCCTCTGCAACCAGGTCAGAAAGATGTTTCTCCTGTTGTCTTACCGAGTAAGCCTTCGGCTTTGGATGAAATGGTAGAGAGAAACCATATCTCTGTGCTAGAGGCATTTGCTCCTGCCATTGAAGCGGTGAAAGGTGGGTTTTCTGATGAcggagaagatgggaaaaaggGTATTCCTGATGTGAGGCCTGCTGTTCAGCTAAAATTCAGAACTGGCAAGAAGTTTCTAGGTGAATCATTGGATTTGAGTCTTCAGAAGGGTGGTGGGAGATCAGCACCTTTTCTTGCACGGGATGAGGAGAGGGATGACAAGAAGAGGAGAGCTGAGTTTATTCTTAAACATACTACGGAATTCCCACAGGAACTCAATCAGTTGTAAACTAGTTAGTTTAGGAGTCGGCATTAGCAGTGGGCTATGGGTTCTCAAAATTGAGGGCATACTCTGTTCTGATATGGATATTTACAGAATCTAGTTGTGAGTTCCTCATGGTCCACTTAACATTTTTTAGAGGCATGTCCATGTATGTTTCCTTGTTACTCCCGACATTTGCTTATGATTCTTTGAAAATGAAGTCTCTGATATTTGTATACACTGAGTTCTGTTGTTTGGATCGATATACTGAATTCTCTTCTCCATGTTTTGATAAGATTTTGAAATATGGAGCTGAATTCTCTTGTCCTGGGATCATGAACTTCATTCTCTTTTTTCATGCAATTATATGGAACTGTACAAAATATTTCACACTGCCGGTGCAAGTTATATagcatattaattattttgttattaataagttatatttttaaggttctttttttccctaaaaaaactatttaaaagaaaaattaaggtCTAGTACCAGTTCATGACTAAACTACTTTGAACAAAAATGGATTTTGCAACAACTAAATTAACAAGCAATCTGATGAATTAATGCATGAGGTTGATTAAAACATAGGAGTAATTCGGTGTTGACCAAATAAACTTGAATTTATGGAACTTTGTGTGTAGTTACTTGTTAAGCGTGTAGAAAGAAGTGCTAAACTTCCATATTAGTTAGTTAGAGCTTGATCAGATGGCCTTATGGTCAAactcattcttttcttttgcttaaaCAATGCTTTTAGTTGGggtattgaattattattacaCAACTCAATGCTAAACAAAGATTGTTCAATTACTGTGAAGAGGGACTTGGCTAAGATGGTTTGTCATGTGCACTCCAATTAATACTGGTGAGCAATATTCTGCTCCTTGTTGTTTAACATCATTAAAGCTGCAGgtgttttttttagttattcTCAAGTCAAATTGCTCTTGAACAGGGAGGATGCTCCACGATGGGGtaacttttttttaacttgttgtAAGGTCAATAGTATATGTGTTGCATTTTACGTGGGGGGAGGGGGTATTAATTGATTGCACTAAGAAACACAGAGAGAGGCATACTCGTCGGGCCGACTAAAGGAGATCTATATCCTATACCAACTTGGGAGTCTGGCTTGCTTGCATAAGAAGGAAGGTGGATTGGGGATCAAAGGTTTACAATACAAGTCACTTTGAGGAGGCGACTGGACTGGAGTGCTTTCATCAAATGATGCATGTGGCTGAGCCATTCCCATCCCAAGTGGTGGCCTGATTTGGCCTAGCCTGGTCGGGAAGAGATTCACTTAGAGACTATTGCTATCAGGAATATCTTTCACTTGTCACAAGCAAGCATTCTCTTCCCTTCCTATCCCGCTGGTCGAGCAAAGAATACCTTGCCCTAGACTCTATTGGAACAAAGCAAAGGGAGGCAGAATGGAGAAAGGAAAGGGACAAAGGCAGGCTTGCTTGGTGTGAAAGCTGCTGGTTTTGGGGTAGGGTACGGTACTGAAGGTCTTCTCTTGGACGGTATAGCGTTGCTCCACCTCATTCAGCTTACAGCTCTTGTAAGCTATGGGATGCCCCTCCTGCATGAGCACCCCGCCAATTGCGAAGTCGGATGCCCGAATAGAATTTGGGGAGATGGAATGTAACCTTCAATTCAGGAAGGGATGGGGGCccatttgtttatattttagcCAAGGAGGCCAAAGAAATAATGGCATGGGGAAAGAAAAATATGGGATGGAAAAGCTCCCCAAACTGCTTGCAGATGTCAAAGTGACTTGTAGCAATAGTATCTACTGTATGGAATTGAAATACTGCTATGAACAGGGCATAGTTCAGATTGGTCTTTCTGAAAGGAGAAATTGGGGGATACTGAAATGTGGTCTTTTGAACAAGGTTGGACTTTCATTGTTCCAAAACGCATCTTGGGCATAAATGTGGTCACCTTAAGGGCCGTATGAGTTGGCATAAACCAACGTGTCTTTAGTCAGTAAAGctaaattttctttatttttgcttttcagCCTTATGATTAAACTATATATGAtgaattattttcatttgaacTTGTTCATTGGTGTTCCATGCCATGTAGTACTCATGAAATCTGCCAAGGCATAGGAGCACTTCCCTGAGGTATGTCCTGCTTCTTGCTATTTTCATACATCGTCAATTGAAGTGAAAATGCTTAATAATATGTCTAGAAtacagtaattttttttgttttttggctttctttctattttgcatGCCATTGCAATTTATtcctatatttattttgttgcttgtatTCTGCTGTAATAGTTTATTCCTTGCTGTAGGAATTTATGATGTCATGTGACTAATATATTTGAGATGCTAAGTTTCTTGCAActtaaatcaaagaaaaattgatAGGAACAGGAGTTTGTGGGTTCCTCCTCAAACTTTAATTGGTAAAATGACAGTAATCACATTTTAAAGGAAAAGGATACTGCAGGTTATGTCCAGCAAACCCTTTTGACTGAATACAAAAACTTGTTCTGCGGCATCTATTAACTTGATGTATGGTGGATAGGCAAGATATTAAATGCAACTGAGAACGTTTGGTCTCTCCCTTGCCAAGTGCCAGCACGGGAAATTGCCCTTTCTTGGTACTTTTATGTCATCAGATTTACTTAAAGCATTGCATCTTCTAGTTTCCGACCTGCGAAGCTGGAGGAAACCCTTCTGCAAATTGTCTCATAGCATACTTAGCCCTGTGAATGGAGCTGTTTTACCTCAATTTGATTCTTCACAGATTGTAGTATTTGGACTTCTCAATTGTGTCGCTCTGGTGTGTTTgttgcgtgtgtgtgtgtgtgtgttgtggaAAGACATCATGTCCTTTTAGGCTACCTACTTGGAAGCctctaaagaaaaagaaaaatggatttGAATAACTAAGTGatagtaattttataattgtcttctatattttcttttctttctcttttttcgcttttattaatttatttatctatttacaAGTAGTCGATAATTTTTTTGTATCTAAAATCCATACGCAttcataatttaagaaaaattagcAGAACGAGAAGCATCTGCCAGGCTTGCTTTGCAAAGCAGCAATTTTAAGAAAACCTTTTATTAAGTAATAACTGGGAGGAGACGAGAACATAATACTTGCTAGATCACTAGATAGTAGATGATGATCTAAAGGAGGAAATGAAAGACATTGGAATTTCAAAACACCGCCACCAACTAGATGATCCTTATTTCATTCACTTTTCTCAATAGAACCAAAAGTAGCTTTgtgggattatatatatatatatatatatatatatatatatatatatatacttacataaattttctccaaaccaatctggagaaaatattttccaactcatttaaaataatgcaaaaggtttataaacatttaaaatgttagtttaatgtggtttttaaatatttagacacttggcactattttaaataggttgaagtatatttcctccaaactggtttgaaaagaatttttggtttttttttttgtttttttgttttttggttttttatcaAATCTTGGTTGGATGTGCATAAAACAGGAGATTGGTGCTTTCAAAGGAAATGGGGATGTTTCATCCTCCCCTGCTGCCGAacatatgccattgttgttcattcaaCTTTCACAGGCAGGCTACAAACCCTCATGGGTTACACAAGGACCAACAAAatcccattaaaaaaagaattcgAGTTTAAATTAGCAGATAGAGAAGTATTTTTGTAGTAAGTTGCGAAAGAAATGAGTTGATACAAGGACATCATCTGAAACGACTAAGGCCACTGTTTTTCTCTCTACAAGAAAGGACATCCTTTTAACTTGATAGAAATGAACTCAATGTTTGAGCTTCAAATCCATCTCCAAAGGAAATACTTTGCCTCGATGGTTGAAAATCATGAAGTCTAAATTGGCTGGTAAAGACACCATCCTGCATCCAAAAATACACAAATCCAGAGTTCAATAATCTTACAGGCTTACAGCCAATATTGCTAGGGGAAGCACAGTCACAATCATTGAACAGTTCTGCCTCCGAAATTAATACAAAGCAACAACAGAAAGCGACTGAGAAATTCTATTGAGATAACTTTCTTTGCAGACAATGTATTAACAGACTAACCATTTAAATGAAAACccgaattttttattttttggtgtcaAGAAATCATCTTAGCCCCTTCAGGCATGTGCAGCAAGGCTTAGCTCTCATTATTTTCTAGAACAAGTAATATCTCACTttggagaaaatgaaaagacGCATCAAACAAAAATGATGCACAGAACAATTGACTTGAGAAATGATGGAGAAAATGGTTAAGGTATTCTAGAGTTAGATATGAACCTTCTAGGCACATCAAACAAGAAATATCTCCTTGGCACCACTTATTATTGTATGTGAAGTATATATAATGTTGAAGAATTAACAGCGGCAACTCAGATGCACCTTTATCACATTAATCGATCAGTAGAAATATAAAACAGCATGGAAATTATAAACTGGTCTGTttcgtacttttttttttcctctaagtTGGTCTGTTTGGTACTTACAAGATGATGAACTGAGTCACAATGCAAAAGGCTTCATGATTTATTTTCAACTTTAAATAGTATAAATTGGAAACTGtaacgaaaaagaaaagaaaaaataccacAGAATATTACTTTTTCGATATCTAGGGACGTTTGTACAACAAGCTCTATAGTAGCTATAGTAGCTAAGGGCACCAAAAGAGTCTAGGTGTTCAATCTTCACAAGTTGCAACCAACAATGTGCTAAAATTTCTCTTTAAACATGCAAGAAATGGCATGAGGGTTGACATCAGTCTTATCAAGAAACAGCTAAACAAATTcatataaatgaacaagaaGAATAACTAACTCATAAATGCAAGGATTAGTTTTAGATTTCTCTTCTGAGGCTTAAGAAATTTAATCACATAGCATCACTTGCTGCCTTGCCTGTACTTTCATGTGCCTTGACAGGACATAGTTGCTCTCTTCTAAAggtaaaaagtttaaatatcaTAAGAAAAGTCATGCATTCTACCACATTAGATGAAAATAAGGGAGTGAATGCCGTTTGTTACTTGTTCACTCcctgaaagaacaaaaaaagtttGAACAGGAAGTAAAGAAAAAAGGCATGCACTGGGTATAAATCGTTAATCTTGATAATGCgaaatatgattttattggaaaaatCATTCCCATCAACCCCCTATGGAGCAACTCAATGATCTTATTTTTGATCATATATGAAACAACAAAGTAATATCGGGTAAAGTTTAAAGGTCAAAGCTCAAACACATATAGAAGGAAAGCATCTACAGAAATTCTGTAGAGCAATCCAAGGACAAGGAGACATGAAAGCAATGTGGGCTAAGTGGCAAGATGCTGATAGTCtggttcttatatatatatatatatatatatatatatatatatatatatatattatttttattgaaaattacaCTGCCCCTAGTGATTTTTAAATGCAAGACTTCACCTTCAACCTGTTCTtacaggaggaggaggagaaggtcccatttgatgtacaacacATTAGCTTTAGAATTAGCCTTAGAAGGCAATTGAGTTCAAAGGCATCCAGTTGTGAGCTTTTATGTCAGTATCATAAATAACCATTCAAGTATTTTCGCCTATGGGTACATCAGACGCCCATATTACTTAACAGAATCAAAATCTGGTCTTTTTCATCTCAACTTTTGACTATATTTTATATGCGGAAAACCTTAATGCTACATAAAAGAAATTTACATTGCTAAACATACAATTTAGCATGTACATACTCTTAATGTCAACTGTCATAGGTTTCAATCAAACTGCTACTAACAAAATCTCccatcaaaataaaacaaaatctattAATCCCTCTAACCTCAACtctaacttaaaaaaataaaaaaaattaaaaattaattgaagaaacagaaagaaaggCATAGGAATACCTATTCTCTTCGGAATGGGGAAGTATGGAAAGAAACTTCCCCGGCACGGTCAGCGCCGCCCACATACAGAAGACTAACCCCAGAAGCAACTCAACCACCACCTGCATTCCCAATAAACCCCCAGATTCATATAAACACCACAAACCCATAATTCAAGGATCAAAGAAAAGCCAATAAATAATACTCACATTCATTGGAGGTCCTGAAAACTCTTCCTCCACAATCTTCAACAGACCTCTATCTGCAACCACAACCAAATCCATCACAACAAAACCAAAGCATAAAAAATTCAACACCCAGTAAACTAACttcaaatttcataaatttcatATGGATTCAAGTTTTTGGGCATGCCTATGTATACATATAAAGGACTTACATTGGATGGTTGAATAAGCGGCATGGGCGAGAATTAGGCCTCCAAAGACGCCTATCACGAAGCCCAAACCCATTTCAACTGAGACCTTTTTGGCGATTTTCTCAGATCTCCGGCCGGCGAGAGTTCCAGGcactgctctctctctttctctcactggCTAGTCTGGCTTTGTTCTCGTGCGAAGTGCGCAACGTATAACGACGTCGTCCGCTTTTATGTATGTCAAAAGACTCGAACACAAGCAAGTGAAACAACCTTTTTGACCATTTCCTCGAAACTCACCGTTTCGTCAGCTTGTCGATACCAGAAACGCTCCGTTTTTGTGACCCCTgcattaaaagaagaagaagaagaagaagataacaaAGTACTACAACGTTGGCGCTCCCCGCATTTTCTCCTTTTGATACTCGAAGGTGGCCTTTCTATgctcttattttttcttttcttttcagtttctCTCTTATGCGTCCACGAGAAAGTGTTTGTGTTGTGTTGAACACCCACTTGCGTTTTGATTCACgttctttttttggatgaattttttttattcacatTCTTGCGTTTTATGTGGGGTTTCTTATTTTGTTCAATGCAATTTACAGCTCCAATTTGGCAAAGGGAGGCAAGAGGGTGATGGGTCAGCTTCTGAATCTAGTCCAAGCAACTTTCTTTCTAAACAAATTTAGTTTCTGCGATGGACCCAAGTTGCTTCGGCAAAAATCGTGTTCATACGTAGCAAACTATGCTCAACTTCAGATATACCATGGTCTTCAATTGCCTTTGAAAGGTCATAGAACTTGTATAAGTAGTTTAGCATCTAATTTCTTTTCCCATGTTCCTCTGGTGAAATGTGGAATTACTTTTGGCAGGGGTGGTTGTAGGTCGTGTTGACAGCTTATTTATATGTAAGGTATTATACTGCCCAGCTTTCTTCTTTAGCTTATTCAGAGTTACTCCTTCCTGATAGTGATTTTGTATTAGAATTCTTGTTTGTAGTAAGATAGTATTTTTTGTAAGTATGATCATAAGTTTCAATTCTTTGTCTATATGCTTTACCCAATGTTCCCAATATTTTAGGAATAATTACTTCCATGCTCTGTATCATTAACAATTGATGTTCGtgaatcaaatttgaaaatggAGCTGTGGAGATAACTGAAAAGAAGCCACTTTGTccagcatttttttattttggcagcttctctctttttcttttgtaaggaATGAATCTTATTAAAGGAGTACTTAATAATGTggaaagtatacaaaagaaagcTTTGGCGAAGTACTGGTCACCAATTGATATTGTGTTTGATACCCCTTTTATACGCATATTTACAGATtcgaataaaagaaaaaataaagaaatgtgCCCCTTTTAGTTTCAATCTCCTGGGCAACACTTCTTTCCTGtttaattcaaatgaaatatcAAGTCCCTTGGAGACACATATCTCCAAAGCCCTTAAATGCTGTGTTGAACAACCAGTTATTGTAGCTTTATTGGCTTTGCACGGTGTTGTCTTATTAAATCATTCAAAGTCTGTGAAAGCTCTTGTTATATGCTGGCTGTGGTATTAATATGAAAACCGGGTTTTGCCCTTAGGGCTATTTTTGTAATGGAGGAAAATTGGATGCCTTACCGCACATACAAACTCTTAGAAAATTTTCCAAGGAGGAGCTAGCTGCAAAAGTTGTTATGGTCAGATTTGATTCTACCATATTGCTTCAAGAAGAACTGGACCACCAGACTCGATTAGTCTCCAATGCACTTTTCACCATTAAGTATTTATATGAAGCTGGGGCCAAAGTAATTCTAGCGAGTGACTGGAGTAAAAACAGTAACCCAAAACTTGTTCTTGCAGAGTCAGTTGCAGGTAATATCTGAAGCAATTCCTATTCCTGATGTAGAACACCTTTGATTTAGTTTGCATTTAGGATCCTGTTATCCTGGTTCATTTATATTGGATATGAAGTGCTTAACTCAAAACTGAAACTTCTACATTGTTTATTTATGTGTGGAGTTTATTTGTAATTAATGCTTGAATGTCCCTATATTTCAGATTTCTTGTCATCAATCCTTCATTGCAAAGTTGTTCCAGTACAGTTCATTTCTTGTGACATGCCATCAAAGATGGAAGTCCTTGAGAATGCGGATATCTTTCTTCTTGAGAATCTTTCTGAGTTCAAAGAGGAAGTTGCCAATTGTTCAAAGTTTGCTCAAATGTTATCATCAGGAgttgatatttttgttaatgaCTGCTTTTCCCATTCTCATAAAATCCTTGCATCCACTGT
Above is a genomic segment from Corylus avellana chromosome ca9, CavTom2PMs-1.0 containing:
- the LOC132191777 gene encoding membrane magnesium transporter-like produces the protein MGLGFVIGVFGGLILAHAAYSTIQYRGLLKIVEEEFSGPPMNVVVELLLGLVFCMWAALTVPGKFLSILPHSEENRMVSLPANLDFMIFNHRGKVFPLEMDLKLKH
- the LOC132191917 gene encoding transcription initiation factor TFIID subunit 8-like — protein: MSHGGVNVTRGNEQEDRDASRRLGADGFGRAVSKVAVAQICESVGFQSFKDSALEAITDIAIRYLSDLGKTARFYANLAGRTESNVFDIVRGLEELEASQGFPGASGVNNCLAGSGMVKGIIEYVGSAEEIPFAQPVPQFPVIKNRKLIPSFVQMGEMPPGKHMPAWLPALPDPHTYIHTPVWNERATDPRADKIEQARQRRKAERSLLSLQQRLLSDGAVGTSALASCSDVQELDGADKNPFLGTPLQPGQKDVSPVVLPSKPSALDEMVERNHISVLEAFAPAIEAVKGGFSDDGEDGKKGIPDVRPAVQLKFRTGKKFLGESLDLSLQKGGGRSAPFLARDEERDDKKRRAEFILKHTTEFPQELNQL